Below is a genomic region from Persicimonas caeni.
GGCGATTTCGTCGGTCCAGTAGCCCAGGTCCGTTACAAAGCCCATCGAGAAGCCACTGGCGTCGAGACGAAAGCCGGTCGGCTCGCTGGCGTCGTGCAGAAGCTCGAACGGGTCGACGGTGACTTCTCCAACGCGAAATGGTCCGTCGGCGGCGATGGGGGTCCAGTTTTGGGGCATCGGAAACCGCTCCTCGCACCCGACCAGCGTGCCGCGCGTCGAGAAGACGTGCGTCTCGGGATAGTTGTTCAAGAAGACGCGCATTCCCTTGACGTGGTCGCTGTGCTCGTGGGTGAGGAGCACTGCATCGAGGTCCTCGGGCGACTCGTCGATATCGCGAAGCCCATGGACGATGCGCCGGCACGAGATGCCCGCGTCGATCAGAAGGCGCGTGTCTCCCACGCGCACGAATGCCGAGTTGCCTTTGGAGCCGCTGGCGAGGATTCGGATTTTGATGGTGTCGTCCATGACTTACTGCGAAGGGCGGGGGTGTTAGTGCGCCACAGAGTTACCCTTATCCCGTTGTTCTGCAAGGTGTAATTGGAGCTGTTGGATTGACGAACGGCGCGCCGAATCGAGGATCGGAGTGGTGTAGACAACGACTCCTTTCGTGGACGGGACTAGTCTATGGCTACCGCCATTACGAGCGCCGAGCGACCCGATTGGCTTCCCGAGCATCTGTTCCCGTTCGACAGCCGCTTCGTGGGGGTGGACGGCCATCACATCCACTATGTCGATGAGGGCAGCGGGCAGGTGATCCTGTTCTTGCACGGCAACCCAACGTGGTCGTTCTTGTACCGGCATATCATCGCGCGACTGAGCGACCAGTTTCGCTGTGTCGCACTCGACTTCCCCGGGTTTGGCCTGTCGACCGCGCGCGATGGCTATGGCTTTCGTCCGCAGGACCACGCGCACGTGCTCGGTGAGTTTCTCGATATGCTCGAACTCGACGAGATGCTCGTGATGTTGCACGACTGGAGTGGTCCGATCGGTCTTTCGGTGGCAGTCCAGCGACCCGAGCGCTTCGTGGGGTTCATCGTGGGGAATACGTTCGCGTGGCCGCTCGACGAGAAGTGGCGTTTTCGAGCGATGGCGCGGGCGGTTGGAGGGCGTTGGGGGGCGAGCGTCGAGCGGCAGTTCAACACCTTCGTCAACCTGGCGATGCCGTTGGCCACGACAAAGCATCTTCCTCACGAGGTGATGCGTTGCTACCGCAAGCCGTTCCCCTCGGCCGAGTCGCGCCGGCCCATTCACGTCTTCGCTCACGAGCTTCTCGCAAGCCACGGTTTTCTCTACGAGGTCCAGAAGAATCTGGGGAAGCTGCGCGAGCATCCGGCGCTGCTGGTCTGGGGCCAACGAGACGTCGCGTTCCGCGCCTCCGAGCGCGCGCGCTTCGAAGAGGTCTTTCCTGGCCACGAGCTCGTCTTGCTCGAAGATGCCAATCACTTCATCCAGGAAGACTCCCCAGACGCGATTGCCGAGGCGATCGACGAGTGGGAGGATTTGGCGTGCAGTCACCTGCGTTGAGGCGTAAGGAGGTCGCCGAGACTACTTAGTCGCCGAGACTACTTTTGGGCGTCGAGCGCCTCGATGCCCTTCTTCAGGTCGTCACGAATGCAGCCGTAACAATCCTCGAGGTTGAGCAGGCCGCAGCCGGTGCGGCCTTTGTCGG
It encodes:
- a CDS encoding MBL fold metallo-hydrolase — its product is MDDTIKIRILASGSKGNSAFVRVGDTRLLIDAGISCRRIVHGLRDIDESPEDLDAVLLTHEHSDHVKGMRVFLNNYPETHVFSTRGTLVGCEERFPMPQNWTPIAADGPFRVGEVTVDPFELLHDASEPTGFRLDASGFSMGFVTDLGYWTDEIAEHLLGCRVLVVEANHDPHMLRTGPYPAFLKRRIASSRGHLSNEQARALVSRIAHPELEWLVLAHLSEKNNAPELAIDEISPALPTGDTNIIAASKEPGQPIELAPSELPPSTRPVKQGVLF
- a CDS encoding alpha/beta fold hydrolase, whose translation is MATAITSAERPDWLPEHLFPFDSRFVGVDGHHIHYVDEGSGQVILFLHGNPTWSFLYRHIIARLSDQFRCVALDFPGFGLSTARDGYGFRPQDHAHVLGEFLDMLELDEMLVMLHDWSGPIGLSVAVQRPERFVGFIVGNTFAWPLDEKWRFRAMARAVGGRWGASVERQFNTFVNLAMPLATTKHLPHEVMRCYRKPFPSAESRRPIHVFAHELLASHGFLYEVQKNLGKLREHPALLVWGQRDVAFRASERARFEEVFPGHELVLLEDANHFIQEDSPDAIAEAIDEWEDLACSHLR